A genomic segment from Vanacampus margaritifer isolate UIUO_Vmar chromosome 3, RoL_Vmar_1.0, whole genome shotgun sequence encodes:
- the rhbdd3 gene encoding rhomboid domain-containing protein 3 isoform X3, with amino-acid sequence MCLYENEFTVRNGVRFTGSYQKMRRKTLFQSCSPGAICSPHDDILRMVRIRSPRILSRNNPAGGANLAGVCCWSTSRSQFRSRWRIPTFQSFQASRICGYAAIHLALFTAQCRHLTKRRLQGCLPVWILPWLLLLLCLIVLPGTPALLNFCAICIGHNYSHSFIEMVQGLEAVNVLTFIPTSAYIPTSSRLRLPTYSSSQMSTSPSQFMYEEHAIPPVMMDRLTLNHHLWEEPQSVWRPESEVLEEQMLRAGILASLQDAPDEVNRKVVVPKSSVSALRLQQLEKMGFPTEKAVVALAASKQLDGAISLLIDDRVGEQAVVVAKGKKTTPPKEDP; translated from the exons atgtgtttgtaCGAAAATGAATTCACAGTTCGTAACGGTGTTCGATTTACTGGATCTTACCAAAAG aTGAGAAGGAAGACGCTGTTTCAAAGTTGCAGCCCGGGAGCCATTTGCAGCCCACATGATGATATTTTGCG TATGGTTCGGATCAGATCGCCCCGGATTCTTTCTAGGAACAACCCTGCTGGTGGCGCTAATCTTGCTGGTGTATGCTGCTGGTCCACAAGCAGGTCTCAGTTTAGGTCCAGGTGGAGAATTCCCACGTTTCAGAG TTTTCAGGCCAGCCGGATCTGTGGCTATGCTGCCATTCATCTGGCCTTGTTTACAGCCCAGTGCCGTCACTTGACAAAGAGGCGACTGCAAGGATGTTTGCCAGTTTGGATTCTGCCCtggttgttgctgctgctttgTCTGATTGTGCTACCCGGGACACCTGCCCTACTTAATTTCTGTGCCATATGCATTGGTCATAACT ATAGTCACAGCTTCATTGAGATGGTACAGGGGCTGGAGGCAGTCAATGTCCTGACCTTTATTCCCACTTCAGCATATATTCCCACTTCATCCAGACTGAGATTGCCAACCTACAGCTCCTCACAGAT GTCTACATCGCCGTCTCAGTTTATGTATGAAGAACATGCAATACCACCTGTCATGATGGATCGTTTAACATTGAACCACCATCTGTGGGAGGAGCCACAGTCAGTCTGGAGACCAGAGTCTGAAGTGTTGGAAGAACAGATGCTGAGGGCCGGAATACTTGCCTCCTTACAGGATGCACCAGACGAAGTGAATCGAAAAGTAGTAGTGCCGAAATCGTCTGTTTCTGCACTGAG ACTCCAGCAGCTGGAGAAGATGGGCTTCCCCACAGAAAAAGCTGTTGTGGCACTTGCAGCCTCAAAACAGCTAGATGGCGCTATTTCCTTACTCATCGATGACCGTGTTGGCGAACAGGCTGTGGTTGTTGCAAAAGGGAAGAAGACTACGCCACCCAAAGAAGACCCTTAG
- the rhbdd3 gene encoding rhomboid domain-containing protein 3 isoform X5, protein MCLYENEFTVRNGVRFTGSYQKMRRKTLFQSCSPGAICSPHDDILRFQASRICGYAAIHLALFTAQCRHLTKRRLQGCLPVWILPWLLLLLCLIVLPGTPALLNFCAICIGHNYSHSFIEMVQGLEAVNVLTFIPTSAYIPTSSRLRLPTYSSSQMSTSPSQFMYEEHAIPPVMMDRLTLNHHLWEEPQSVWRPESEVLEEQMLRAGILASLQDAPDEVNRKVVVPKSSVSALRLQQLEKMGFPTEKAVVALAASKQLDGAISLLIDDRVGEQAVVVAKGKKTTPPKEDP, encoded by the exons atgtgtttgtaCGAAAATGAATTCACAGTTCGTAACGGTGTTCGATTTACTGGATCTTACCAAAAG aTGAGAAGGAAGACGCTGTTTCAAAGTTGCAGCCCGGGAGCCATTTGCAGCCCACATGATGATATTTTGCG TTTTCAGGCCAGCCGGATCTGTGGCTATGCTGCCATTCATCTGGCCTTGTTTACAGCCCAGTGCCGTCACTTGACAAAGAGGCGACTGCAAGGATGTTTGCCAGTTTGGATTCTGCCCtggttgttgctgctgctttgTCTGATTGTGCTACCCGGGACACCTGCCCTACTTAATTTCTGTGCCATATGCATTGGTCATAACT ATAGTCACAGCTTCATTGAGATGGTACAGGGGCTGGAGGCAGTCAATGTCCTGACCTTTATTCCCACTTCAGCATATATTCCCACTTCATCCAGACTGAGATTGCCAACCTACAGCTCCTCACAGAT GTCTACATCGCCGTCTCAGTTTATGTATGAAGAACATGCAATACCACCTGTCATGATGGATCGTTTAACATTGAACCACCATCTGTGGGAGGAGCCACAGTCAGTCTGGAGACCAGAGTCTGAAGTGTTGGAAGAACAGATGCTGAGGGCCGGAATACTTGCCTCCTTACAGGATGCACCAGACGAAGTGAATCGAAAAGTAGTAGTGCCGAAATCGTCTGTTTCTGCACTGAG ACTCCAGCAGCTGGAGAAGATGGGCTTCCCCACAGAAAAAGCTGTTGTGGCACTTGCAGCCTCAAAACAGCTAGATGGCGCTATTTCCTTACTCATCGATGACCGTGTTGGCGAACAGGCTGTGGTTGTTGCAAAAGGGAAGAAGACTACGCCACCCAAAGAAGACCCTTAG
- the rhbdd3 gene encoding rhomboid domain-containing protein 3 isoform X4 encodes MNSQFVTVFDLLDLTKSMVRIRSPRILSRNNPAGGANLAGVCCWSTSRSQFRSRWRIPTFQSFQASRICGYAAIHLALFTAQCRHLTKRRLQGCLPVWILPWLLLLLCLIVLPGTPALLNFCAICIGHNYSHSFIEMVQGLEAVNVLTFIPTSAYIPTSSRLRLPTYSSSQMSTSPSQFMYEEHAIPPVMMDRLTLNHHLWEEPQSVWRPESEVLEEQMLRAGILASLQDAPDEVNRKVVVPKSSVSALRLQQLEKMGFPTEKAVVALAASKQLDGAISLLIDDRVGEQAVVVAKGKKTTPPKEDP; translated from the exons ATGAATTCACAGTTCGTAACGGTGTTCGATTTACTGGATCTTACCAAAAG TATGGTTCGGATCAGATCGCCCCGGATTCTTTCTAGGAACAACCCTGCTGGTGGCGCTAATCTTGCTGGTGTATGCTGCTGGTCCACAAGCAGGTCTCAGTTTAGGTCCAGGTGGAGAATTCCCACGTTTCAGAG TTTTCAGGCCAGCCGGATCTGTGGCTATGCTGCCATTCATCTGGCCTTGTTTACAGCCCAGTGCCGTCACTTGACAAAGAGGCGACTGCAAGGATGTTTGCCAGTTTGGATTCTGCCCtggttgttgctgctgctttgTCTGATTGTGCTACCCGGGACACCTGCCCTACTTAATTTCTGTGCCATATGCATTGGTCATAACT ATAGTCACAGCTTCATTGAGATGGTACAGGGGCTGGAGGCAGTCAATGTCCTGACCTTTATTCCCACTTCAGCATATATTCCCACTTCATCCAGACTGAGATTGCCAACCTACAGCTCCTCACAGAT GTCTACATCGCCGTCTCAGTTTATGTATGAAGAACATGCAATACCACCTGTCATGATGGATCGTTTAACATTGAACCACCATCTGTGGGAGGAGCCACAGTCAGTCTGGAGACCAGAGTCTGAAGTGTTGGAAGAACAGATGCTGAGGGCCGGAATACTTGCCTCCTTACAGGATGCACCAGACGAAGTGAATCGAAAAGTAGTAGTGCCGAAATCGTCTGTTTCTGCACTGAG ACTCCAGCAGCTGGAGAAGATGGGCTTCCCCACAGAAAAAGCTGTTGTGGCACTTGCAGCCTCAAAACAGCTAGATGGCGCTATTTCCTTACTCATCGATGACCGTGTTGGCGAACAGGCTGTGGTTGTTGCAAAAGGGAAGAAGACTACGCCACCCAAAGAAGACCCTTAG
- the rhbdd3 gene encoding rhomboid domain-containing protein 3 isoform X2, whose amino-acid sequence MMIFCVWFGSDRPGFFLGTTLLVALILLVYAAGPQAGLSLGPGGEFPRFRDVFLYALNHDDLPSLLVSVTLVLLFGPCQERHWGSVAYLALSTLTMTVLPLIYTLVISVFSFQASRICGYAAIHLALFTAQCRHLTKRRLQGCLPVWILPWLLLLLCLIVLPGTPALLNFCAICIGHNYSHSFIEMVQGLEAVNVLTFIPTSAYIPTSSRLRLPTYSSSQMSTSPSQFMYEEHAIPPVMMDRLTLNHHLWEEPQSVWRPESEVLEEQMLRAGILASLQDAPDEVNRKVVVPKSSVSALRLQQLEKMGFPTEKAVVALAASKQLDGAISLLIDDRVGEQAVVVAKGKKTTPPKEDP is encoded by the exons ATGATGATATTTTGCG TATGGTTCGGATCAGATCGCCCCGGATTCTTTCTAGGAACAACCCTGCTGGTGGCGCTAATCTTGCTGGTGTATGCTGCTGGTCCACAAGCAGGTCTCAGTTTAGGTCCAGGTGGAGAATTCCCACGTTTCAGAG ACGTGTTCCTGTACGCTCTCAATCATGACGATTTGCCCTCTCTGCTTGTCAGCGTTACTCTAGTGCTGCTGTTCGGACCATGTCAGGAGCGTCACTGGGGCTCAGTAGCCTACCTGGCCCTCTCCACCCTGACAATGACAGTATTGCCTCTTATTTACACGTTGGTGATCTCTGTCTTCAGTTTTCAGGCCAGCCGGATCTGTGGCTATGCTGCCATTCATCTGGCCTTGTTTACAGCCCAGTGCCGTCACTTGACAAAGAGGCGACTGCAAGGATGTTTGCCAGTTTGGATTCTGCCCtggttgttgctgctgctttgTCTGATTGTGCTACCCGGGACACCTGCCCTACTTAATTTCTGTGCCATATGCATTGGTCATAACT ATAGTCACAGCTTCATTGAGATGGTACAGGGGCTGGAGGCAGTCAATGTCCTGACCTTTATTCCCACTTCAGCATATATTCCCACTTCATCCAGACTGAGATTGCCAACCTACAGCTCCTCACAGAT GTCTACATCGCCGTCTCAGTTTATGTATGAAGAACATGCAATACCACCTGTCATGATGGATCGTTTAACATTGAACCACCATCTGTGGGAGGAGCCACAGTCAGTCTGGAGACCAGAGTCTGAAGTGTTGGAAGAACAGATGCTGAGGGCCGGAATACTTGCCTCCTTACAGGATGCACCAGACGAAGTGAATCGAAAAGTAGTAGTGCCGAAATCGTCTGTTTCTGCACTGAG ACTCCAGCAGCTGGAGAAGATGGGCTTCCCCACAGAAAAAGCTGTTGTGGCACTTGCAGCCTCAAAACAGCTAGATGGCGCTATTTCCTTACTCATCGATGACCGTGTTGGCGAACAGGCTGTGGTTGTTGCAAAAGGGAAGAAGACTACGCCACCCAAAGAAGACCCTTAG
- the rhbdd3 gene encoding rhomboid domain-containing protein 3 isoform X1, producing MRYRVFSVWFGSDRPGFFLGTTLLVALILLVYAAGPQAGLSLGPGGEFPRFRDVFLYALNHDDLPSLLVSVTLVLLFGPCQERHWGSVAYLALSTLTMTVLPLIYTLVISVFSFQASRICGYAAIHLALFTAQCRHLTKRRLQGCLPVWILPWLLLLLCLIVLPGTPALLNFCAICIGHNYSHSFIEMVQGLEAVNVLTFIPTSAYIPTSSRLRLPTYSSSQMSTSPSQFMYEEHAIPPVMMDRLTLNHHLWEEPQSVWRPESEVLEEQMLRAGILASLQDAPDEVNRKVVVPKSSVSALRLQQLEKMGFPTEKAVVALAASKQLDGAISLLIDDRVGEQAVVVAKGKKTTPPKEDP from the exons ATGCGCTATCGTGTATTTTCAGTATGGTTCGGATCAGATCGCCCCGGATTCTTTCTAGGAACAACCCTGCTGGTGGCGCTAATCTTGCTGGTGTATGCTGCTGGTCCACAAGCAGGTCTCAGTTTAGGTCCAGGTGGAGAATTCCCACGTTTCAGAG ACGTGTTCCTGTACGCTCTCAATCATGACGATTTGCCCTCTCTGCTTGTCAGCGTTACTCTAGTGCTGCTGTTCGGACCATGTCAGGAGCGTCACTGGGGCTCAGTAGCCTACCTGGCCCTCTCCACCCTGACAATGACAGTATTGCCTCTTATTTACACGTTGGTGATCTCTGTCTTCAGTTTTCAGGCCAGCCGGATCTGTGGCTATGCTGCCATTCATCTGGCCTTGTTTACAGCCCAGTGCCGTCACTTGACAAAGAGGCGACTGCAAGGATGTTTGCCAGTTTGGATTCTGCCCtggttgttgctgctgctttgTCTGATTGTGCTACCCGGGACACCTGCCCTACTTAATTTCTGTGCCATATGCATTGGTCATAACT ATAGTCACAGCTTCATTGAGATGGTACAGGGGCTGGAGGCAGTCAATGTCCTGACCTTTATTCCCACTTCAGCATATATTCCCACTTCATCCAGACTGAGATTGCCAACCTACAGCTCCTCACAGAT GTCTACATCGCCGTCTCAGTTTATGTATGAAGAACATGCAATACCACCTGTCATGATGGATCGTTTAACATTGAACCACCATCTGTGGGAGGAGCCACAGTCAGTCTGGAGACCAGAGTCTGAAGTGTTGGAAGAACAGATGCTGAGGGCCGGAATACTTGCCTCCTTACAGGATGCACCAGACGAAGTGAATCGAAAAGTAGTAGTGCCGAAATCGTCTGTTTCTGCACTGAG ACTCCAGCAGCTGGAGAAGATGGGCTTCCCCACAGAAAAAGCTGTTGTGGCACTTGCAGCCTCAAAACAGCTAGATGGCGCTATTTCCTTACTCATCGATGACCGTGTTGGCGAACAGGCTGTGGTTGTTGCAAAAGGGAAGAAGACTACGCCACCCAAAGAAGACCCTTAG